A region from the Candidatus Goldiibacteriota bacterium HGW-Goldbacteria-1 genome encodes:
- a CDS encoding response regulator, which translates to MNVISGNKNPRILLVEDNPAELRLIREIFKGFDPDCSIVSARDGVEATDILLRDNDTGFDIVILDLNLPRKSGLEVLSEIKQSKAASLIPIVVLSTSDSESDIVRSYELSANCYITKPAGLDNLIDAVKGIDNFWLSFGKRDDVKAH; encoded by the coding sequence ATGAACGTAATTAGCGGCAATAAAAACCCAAGGATTCTTCTTGTGGAGGATAATCCGGCGGAATTACGACTGATAAGGGAAATTTTTAAGGGGTTTGACCCCGACTGCAGCATTGTAAGCGCAAGGGACGGGGTGGAAGCCACGGACATACTGTTAAGGGATAATGATACGGGTTTTGACATTGTAATTCTTGACCTTAACCTGCCAAGGAAAAGCGGGCTGGAAGTTTTAAGTGAAATAAAACAAAGCAAGGCCGCAAGTTTAATACCGATAGTGGTGCTTTCCACTTCGGATTCAGAAAGTGATATTGTAAGGTCTTACGAATTGTCGGCTAACTGTTATATTACGAAACCCGCGGGGTTGGATAACCTTATAGACGCGGTAAAGGGAATTGATAATTTTTGGCTTTCTTTTGGAAAACGCGATGATGTTAAAGCGCATTGA
- a CDS encoding response regulator, with protein MKTVDILLVEDNRADIKLIEECFKELTIKCNISVATDGEQAVNILKRTGGYTESLRPDVVLLDLKIPKKDGFEVLKEIKNDENLSGIPVIILSSSSLKNDIDKAYALKANFYITKEMDIENYIQIAKYIEDYWLSKSDKRAI; from the coding sequence ATGAAAACTGTTGATATTTTACTTGTTGAAGATAACAGGGCAGATATTAAACTCATTGAAGAATGCTTCAAGGAATTAACCATAAAGTGCAACATCAGCGTTGCAACTGACGGTGAACAGGCCGTCAATATATTAAAAAGAACCGGCGGATACACCGAAAGTTTAAGGCCGGATGTGGTGCTTTTAGACCTTAAAATACCAAAAAAAGACGGTTTTGAAGTCTTAAAAGAGATTAAAAATGATGAAAATCTTTCCGGTATCCCTGTTATCATACTTTCATCTTCAAGCCTTAAAAATGACATTGATAAAGCATATGCTTTAAAAGCTAATTTTTATATCACCAAAGAAATGGATATAGAAAATTATATACAGATAGCAAAATATATAGAAGATTACTGGCTGTCAAAGTCGGATAAAAGGGCCATATAG
- a CDS encoding sensor domain-containing diguanylate cyclase, with product MEYQKDFFKKILDSLYDSVYFCDAERKISYWNKAAEKLTGYTAQEIIGTHCWDRKLVHTNVKGEPLCGSETCPAIRAMKERRLVEEAIYLKHKDGHRIPVLTRISPIFTDNGEVAGAVEIFSDNSSKMSAFMQIEKLEKLAFIDELTGIGNRRYSEIKIGAKLAEIERYAWARDFGLLFMDIDKFKDVNDKYGHDAGDDVLKMVAKTLAANLRTEDFIGRWGGEEFVAVISDADNKTLYAIAEKLRSLVSQSSLNTSDGTVAVTISIGATVAKRGESMEQLVKRADRFMYESKNSGRNYVTIG from the coding sequence GTGGAGTATCAGAAGGACTTTTTTAAGAAGATACTGGACAGCCTCTATGATTCTGTTTATTTCTGCGATGCCGAAAGAAAAATATCATATTGGAATAAGGCCGCGGAAAAACTTACGGGCTACACAGCGCAGGAAATTATAGGGACGCACTGCTGGGACCGTAAACTTGTGCATACAAATGTTAAAGGCGAACCGCTTTGCGGAAGTGAAACATGCCCTGCGATAAGGGCGATGAAGGAAAGGCGCCTTGTGGAAGAGGCCATATATTTAAAGCACAAAGACGGTCACAGGATACCTGTTTTAACCCGGATATCACCGATTTTTACTGATAACGGTGAAGTGGCAGGCGCTGTGGAAATCTTCAGCGATAACTCATCCAAAATGAGCGCGTTTATGCAGATAGAAAAACTTGAAAAACTTGCTTTTATTGATGAACTTACAGGGATAGGCAACAGAAGGTATTCGGAAATTAAGATAGGCGCCAAACTTGCGGAAATTGAAAGATATGCATGGGCCAGGGATTTTGGGCTGCTCTTTATGGATATAGATAAATTTAAGGATGTTAATGATAAGTATGGCCATGACGCAGGTGATGATGTTCTAAAAATGGTGGCAAAAACACTTGCGGCCAATTTAAGGACTGAAGACTTTATAGGCAGGTGGGGCGGCGAAGAGTTTGTAGCGGTTATTTCGGACGCGGACAATAAAACGCTTTATGCGATAGCGGAAAAGTTAAGGTCGCTTGTGTCGCAGTCCTCGTTGAATACATCTGACGGGACAGTGGCTGTAACAATTTCCATAGGTGCAACAGTTGCGAAAAGGGGAGAATCCATGGAACAGCTTGTAAAAAGGGCTGACAGGTTTATGTATGAAAGTAAAAATTCGGGAAGAAACTACGTTACAATAGGGTGA
- a CDS encoding four helix bundle protein produces MGTLKTFEELDIWKKGMEITMKVYELSSTGFFSKDYALKTQIRDACISITSNIAEGYERDGVKEQIQFLYYAKGSAGEVRSQLHTAKKLNYIQDTDYYEILEILISESKMINGFIKYIKNTGYLGKKYSKTTTITK; encoded by the coding sequence ATGGGAACATTAAAAACATTTGAAGAATTAGACATATGGAAAAAAGGTATGGAAATAACAATGAAGGTTTACGAACTTAGCAGTACCGGATTTTTCTCAAAAGATTATGCGTTAAAGACACAAATACGAGATGCTTGTATTTCCATCACATCTAATATAGCCGAAGGTTATGAAAGAGACGGCGTCAAAGAACAAATTCAATTTCTATATTACGCAAAAGGTTCAGCCGGCGAAGTAAGAAGCCAGCTGCACACCGCAAAAAAATTGAATTACATTCAGGACACAGATTATTATGAAATCCTAGAAATACTGATTTCGGAATCTAAAATGATAAACGGGTTCATCAAATATATAAAAAACACAGGTTATTTAGGGAAAAAGTATTCAAAAACCACTACAATTACCAAATAG
- a CDS encoding DEAD/DEAH box helicase, translated as MGKIDSLIQDIEISRYYRGQMVRSLLIPATPARYSDADPAELSPAQKKYLEGLTLKNLYIHQAQAVINYNKGLNSVLTTPTASGKSLAFNLPALSEIEKGRSCLYIYPAKALSNDQLISIEKMNSLSGLNFISGVYDGDTDAGTKQRLRREASVIITNPYELHQILPYHSKFADFYSRLGLIVLDEAHRYRGVFGSNIAFLIRRLLRICSYYGVKPAVTAASGSIKNAAQFMNKLTGLPFTQINENGAPLAAKRIIFWDAAKNTEKSAVTQAKDILLSCTQSDLQTLVFTKSRRMAESIRMWASQEDSSLDIASYRAGYTPELRREIENNLKSGKSKAIISTNALELGIDIGGLDSVIMAGYPGTVSSFWQQSGRAGRSGKESVIFFIPSEDAMEQYILKFPETVMTQSFESANVSLENPNITAGQVLCSLAELPYPSEGEDKNGLFSDTGAGAIIPELEKQGVIKRTARGLIYSGGVRPHDAVSLDSSGPASIKLKVDGRILEELPLSRAYETAHKGAVHLYNGKSYVITELNLSQGEATAEKKTADYVTEPVTEEEVRILNLKKKIDFEGFSLCYGDVNVTEFFKGFRRKKAGRTLGQENLVLPPLTFNTESVWFDFSPEIAANISKQQFDLDGSMHAAEHAVIGMAPIIAMCDREDLGGRSYSTYTNGNPMIFVYDTFEGGIGISEKLFESFKDWLNLALNNVSSCTCEKGCPACVFSPKCGNGNNPIDKLGSIEILKYLVK; from the coding sequence ATGGGCAAGATAGATTCATTAATTCAGGATATAGAAATTTCAAGATATTACCGCGGCCAGATGGTAAGATCGTTATTAATTCCTGCCACACCCGCCCGATATAGCGATGCTGACCCGGCAGAATTATCGCCGGCGCAGAAAAAATACCTTGAAGGTTTAACACTTAAAAATTTGTATATCCACCAGGCTCAGGCGGTTATAAATTACAATAAGGGTTTAAACTCCGTCCTTACAACGCCCACGGCATCTGGCAAAAGCCTTGCTTTTAACCTGCCGGCGCTTTCTGAAATTGAAAAGGGCAGGTCATGCCTGTATATTTACCCGGCAAAGGCGCTTTCAAATGACCAGCTGATATCAATTGAAAAAATGAATTCATTATCAGGGCTAAACTTCATAAGCGGAGTATATGACGGAGATACGGACGCCGGTACAAAACAGCGCTTGCGCCGTGAAGCATCCGTAATAATCACAAATCCATACGAACTGCACCAGATACTTCCCTATCATTCAAAGTTCGCGGATTTTTATTCGCGCCTGGGTTTGATAGTGCTGGACGAAGCGCACAGGTACAGGGGCGTGTTTGGATCCAACATCGCTTTTTTAATCCGGCGGCTGCTGCGCATATGCAGCTACTACGGGGTAAAGCCCGCAGTCACCGCAGCTTCAGGTTCCATTAAAAACGCCGCGCAGTTTATGAATAAACTGACAGGGCTGCCCTTTACACAGATAAACGAAAACGGCGCGCCGCTTGCCGCAAAAAGGATTATCTTCTGGGACGCTGCAAAAAATACGGAAAAATCCGCGGTTACCCAGGCAAAGGACATTCTGCTTTCCTGCACGCAGAGCGATTTGCAGACGCTGGTTTTTACCAAATCAAGAAGAATGGCGGAATCCATAAGAATGTGGGCTTCCCAGGAAGACAGTTCCCTTGACATTGCGTCTTACAGGGCAGGTTATACGCCGGAGCTGCGCCGCGAAATTGAAAATAATTTGAAATCAGGAAAATCAAAAGCCATAATATCAACCAATGCCCTTGAACTTGGGATAGACATAGGCGGATTGGACAGCGTAATAATGGCGGGCTACCCCGGAACGGTTTCCTCTTTCTGGCAGCAGTCCGGCCGCGCGGGCAGAAGCGGAAAAGAGTCTGTAATATTTTTTATTCCGTCTGAAGACGCAATGGAACAGTACATATTAAAATTCCCGGAAACGGTTATGACACAGTCTTTTGAAAGCGCGAATGTTTCCCTTGAAAACCCGAATATCACCGCCGGTCAGGTGTTGTGCTCGCTTGCAGAGCTGCCTTACCCTTCAGAGGGAGAAGATAAAAACGGCCTTTTTTCAGACACGGGCGCCGGCGCTATAATTCCCGAACTTGAAAAACAGGGCGTTATAAAACGCACAGCACGCGGCCTTATTTATTCCGGCGGCGTGCGCCCGCATGACGCGGTGTCGCTTGATTCTTCCGGGCCTGCGTCAATTAAGTTAAAGGTGGACGGCAGGATACTGGAAGAACTTCCCTTAAGCCGCGCGTATGAAACTGCGCATAAAGGCGCGGTGCATTTATATAACGGAAAAAGCTACGTAATAACAGAACTTAACCTTTCGCAGGGCGAAGCCACAGCAGAAAAGAAAACCGCGGATTATGTGACTGAACCCGTGACAGAAGAAGAGGTAAGGATACTTAACCTGAAAAAGAAAATTGATTTTGAAGGTTTTTCCCTTTGCTATGGCGACGTAAACGTCACGGAATTTTTCAAAGGGTTCAGAAGGAAAAAAGCGGGCCGTACGCTTGGGCAGGAAAATCTGGTGCTGCCGCCCTTAACCTTTAACACGGAATCAGTCTGGTTTGATTTCTCACCTGAAATTGCAGCTAATATATCCAAACAGCAATTTGACCTTGACGGCTCTATGCACGCAGCGGAACACGCGGTAATTGGAATGGCGCCTATTATCGCCATGTGCGACAGAGAAGACCTTGGCGGACGGTCATACAGCACTTATACAAACGGCAATCCTATGATATTTGTATATGACACTTTTGAAGGCGGGATAGGTATTTCTGAAAAACTTTTTGAATCTTTTAAAGACTGGCTTAATCTGGCCTTAAACAACGTGTCATCATGCACGTGCGAAAAAGGCTGCCCTGCCTGCGTCTTTTCCCCCAAATGCGGCAACGGCAACAACCCGATAGATAAACTTGGCTCCATTGAGATTCTTAAATACTTAGTAAAATAG
- a CDS encoding haloacid dehalogenase-like hydrolase: protein MKPIIAVIYDFDGTLTPGSMQDYTVLPQVGIKGADFWRELEAQMKKTGGDSTLTYLRMILEKAHKAGVPLTRAMLAKPAKNIKYFKGVKSHFHRLNKYVKSKMPAAEMRHYITSGGMKEIIQGTSIFKNFYNVFACEYYYNRQGKAVFPNIVVNDTNKTQYIFRINKGKEKQGESINEHMDEKLRPIPFKNMIYIGDGLTDVPSMTVVRGAGGYAVAVYAPGDKKGYKVCRQLLKAGRADLMAEADYSESSKLTALINMLADKIIADARYRFEAEKQRE from the coding sequence ATGAAACCAATAATCGCGGTAATTTATGATTTTGACGGGACGCTGACGCCCGGTTCCATGCAGGACTACACTGTCCTGCCGCAGGTGGGGATAAAGGGCGCGGATTTCTGGCGTGAGCTGGAAGCCCAGATGAAGAAAACCGGCGGGGATTCCACTCTTACATACCTGCGGATGATACTGGAAAAAGCGCATAAGGCAGGGGTGCCGCTGACACGCGCGATGCTTGCAAAGCCCGCGAAAAATATAAAGTATTTTAAGGGTGTAAAATCGCACTTCCACAGGTTAAACAAATATGTGAAATCGAAAATGCCGGCTGCGGAAATGCGGCATTACATCACTTCCGGAGGCATGAAAGAGATAATACAGGGGACATCCATATTTAAGAACTTCTATAATGTTTTTGCGTGCGAGTATTATTACAACCGGCAGGGTAAGGCTGTATTTCCCAATATTGTCGTAAATGACACCAACAAGACGCAGTACATTTTTCGTATTAATAAAGGAAAGGAAAAACAGGGAGAATCCATAAATGAACATATGGATGAAAAGTTAAGGCCTATTCCTTTTAAAAACATGATATATATAGGCGACGGTTTAACCGATGTGCCGTCAATGACGGTTGTGCGCGGCGCCGGCGGATATGCTGTCGCGGTGTACGCGCCGGGGGATAAAAAAGGGTATAAGGTCTGCAGGCAGCTGCTTAAAGCGGGGCGTGCGGATTTAATGGCGGAAGCGGACTATTCGGAAAGTTCAAAACTTACGGCTCTTATAAATATGCTTGCGGATAAAATCATCGCGGATGCAAGGTACCGTTTTGAGGCGGAAAAACAAAGGGAGTAG
- a CDS encoding HflC protein — translation MAEEFYEMKKAFNRFPKTIITVGVLLVVLIFFRPWALVGPGERGVMLNFGAVEDKVLNEGIHFRIPVMQSIVTLDVKVQKAMTETIAASADLQDVTSTVALNYHIIPDKANKVYQELGVLFKDRIIDPAILEVVKAVTARYSAEELITKRPIVGEEMRMKLEERLKPYNIAVDAFSIVAFSFSKVFTEAIENKQTAEQLALKAKRDLERIKIEAEQKVTAARAEAESLRLQKANISADLIELRKIEANMKAIEKWNGILPNVTGAGAVPFIGVGDSK, via the coding sequence ATGGCGGAAGAATTTTACGAAATGAAAAAGGCTTTTAACAGGTTTCCAAAGACAATAATTACGGTTGGTGTTTTGCTGGTTGTTTTGATATTTTTCAGGCCATGGGCTCTGGTAGGCCCCGGGGAAAGGGGAGTCATGCTGAATTTTGGAGCGGTTGAGGATAAAGTCCTTAATGAAGGCATACATTTCAGAATCCCGGTAATGCAGAGCATAGTGACTTTGGATGTTAAAGTACAGAAGGCAATGACGGAAACAATTGCTGCTTCAGCCGACCTTCAGGATGTCACATCTACGGTGGCGCTTAACTACCACATAATTCCGGACAAAGCCAATAAAGTGTATCAGGAACTTGGAGTTTTATTTAAAGACAGAATTATTGACCCTGCCATACTTGAAGTGGTTAAGGCTGTAACCGCAAGGTATTCAGCGGAAGAACTTATCACAAAAAGGCCCATAGTCGGCGAAGAGATGAGGATGAAACTTGAAGAACGTTTAAAACCGTATAATATAGCTGTAGACGCGTTTTCAATTGTGGCTTTCAGTTTCTCAAAAGTATTCACGGAAGCCATTGAAAACAAGCAGACCGCCGAACAGCTGGCGCTAAAGGCAAAACGCGACCTTGAACGTATTAAAATAGAAGCGGAGCAGAAAGTTACAGCCGCCCGCGCTGAAGCGGAATCTTTAAGGCTGCAGAAAGCCAATATCTCTGCCGACCTTATTGAACTTAGAAAGATTGAAGCAAATATGAAAGCGATTGAAAAATGGAACGGCATACTGCCTAACGTGACCGGCGCCGGCGCAGTGCCGTTTATAGGCGTGGGCGACAGCAAGTAA